Proteins co-encoded in one Methanobrevibacter oralis genomic window:
- a CDS encoding FYVE zinc finger domain-containing protein: MECYYHPDRNGTDTCAICGKSVCKECGLEIAGKTYCKDCLEKIVGIGLSETANESNIPKKTEPARLDKNTYKAQEDYGIYEEAINQQENYAAENKAISDESPYNIKSNIEYSERPESSYTQKPQKAQITDYKVKKTVPTQPINEEYAIYPEHNYDSQSTRALEDKYERYLDDLYFDEEEISLGEQLAKDEEKYGSLTRKEYKPQTPTRSQKEYDEIEERIRREIARERGELVEEETSIHNLNYHDEKEPMSIIDIILIIILILLTLLVVYYIIYLFILNTSYPTFMDALYGLTNPLNVINNLVSK; this comes from the coding sequence ATGGAATGTTATTATCATCCTGATAGAAATGGAACAGATACATGCGCCATATGTGGAAAATCTGTTTGTAAAGAATGTGGTTTAGAAATTGCTGGAAAAACATATTGTAAAGATTGTTTAGAAAAAATTGTAGGAATCGGTTTAAGCGAAACTGCAAATGAAAGTAATATCCCTAAAAAAACAGAGCCAGCAAGATTAGATAAAAATACTTACAAAGCACAAGAAGACTATGGCATTTATGAAGAGGCTATTAATCAACAAGAAAATTATGCAGCTGAAAATAAAGCTATTAGTGATGAGTCACCCTACAATATTAAAAGCAACATAGAATATAGTGAAAGACCTGAATCCTCATATACTCAAAAACCACAGAAAGCCCAAATAACTGATTATAAAGTAAAAAAAACAGTTCCTACCCAACCAATTAATGAAGAATATGCTATTTATCCAGAACATAATTATGATTCTCAAAGCACAAGGGCTCTTGAAGATAAATATGAAAGGTACTTAGATGATTTGTATTTTGATGAAGAAGAGATTTCATTAGGCGAACAATTAGCTAAAGATGAAGAAAAATATGGATCTTTAACACGAAAAGAATACAAGCCTCAAACTCCTACTAGAAGTCAGAAAGAATATGATGAAATTGAAGAGAGAATCAGAAGAGAAATAGCTAGGGAAAGAGGAGAACTAGTAGAAGAGGAAACCTCAATACACAATCTTAATTATCATGATGAAAAAGAACCTATGAGCATTATAGATATTATTTTAATAATCATTTTGATATTACTCACTTTACTTGTAGTATACTACATAATATACCTATTTATACTTAATACAAGTTACCCGACATTTATGGATGCTCTATACGGTCTTACAAATCCATTAAATGTAATTAATAATTTAGTCAGCAAATAA